Part of the Ammospiza caudacuta isolate bAmmCau1 chromosome 3, bAmmCau1.pri, whole genome shotgun sequence genome, TGAGGCACCCCCATCAGAGCAGATCAGCAGCCTGGGCGTTGTGTGGCTTTCATGCAGCTTCTGAGGCATGTTTTGTGGTGCAGGGCACATCGTTGCTGGTTTTTCAAGGCTTGCTTTAGAAGGTGATGGGAAGAGCTGCAATTCTTAAGTGATGGTGGCAGCTGTATTTTAATACATGAAAGGGATGGGCACATTGACTGTGTGTGAGCATGGATGGTAGTCTGTTGTATTGCCTTACTTCATCCCAGAATCACGCCTCTGGCAGTGCTTGTCTCTGCCTAGgtaaaatcacaaaaatttTGATGTTCTCTGTGGTCTGCTTCATTGCTTTGCCTGCCTGTAGCCATTTTACTTAATATCAGCTGATGTTGAAAATAAGGATTCTTGGCTAATTTCTCTCTGCTAGAAAGGTAAAAATGTCCAGGTGAGGAAAGATGAGAGAAGAGATGCAGGAAATTGTGAGTTTTCCTGCTATTACTAACTCAAAGCAGTGTAAAGCAAATAACTTGGCTTactgtgctgtgtgctctcaCTACTCCACCAACATTTTGTCTCCGAGAGGGAGGGTAAGATGCCTTCCGAGAAGTTATGATAATCCTGAGATGAATGGCTCATGAAGTACAGCAAATAAATTATTGATTTGAAAGATTAACATCTGGCCTGAAAAATAGTCAGCTTCACTCAAAGTCTGTTTGGATTCTGTTCTATACTGCGTGATTCAGAAATGAGATCTTCTTCCATTTAaggctattaaaaaaaacaaaactgagtaTGTAAAGTGCAGAAGGAGAATGTACCAccccagctgaaggaaaaggcaCAGGTCTGTTCCCCACTTGTGTTATGGAAGGATTAGGAGGCCCTTAAGATGAACTGGGagtgagagctgctgggctgctgagcTTCTCTGCCTGAGAAGTGCCTAGGAAATAACCCACTCTTTGCTGTCTGAAAAACTGCAGCTCATTCTCTGCATCACTTTTGTCTCTAAGTTTCTCTGAAGTTTGGACAGAGCCACTGGTTATCAGATGTGCCTAACAAAGGCAGCATTTTAGGGATGCACTGGCACACAGGCCACAGTGCTGCTTGCTTGTGGAGGACTGGCACAGCAAAATCCTTTCATATTCCCAGAAAAAGTGTGTGGCCTACCCCATCTGGGGGGAGGAAGAAATGGGCACTGATGCCCTAGGGAGTGTAGCTTTCAGATTTGGCTTAAATTTGCCACGCTAAAGCTTTCCTGTAAGCATTCTTTAGTGTGCATTAGGTTCCAGGGGTTAAGTATTTTTCAGCCATAACCAAGCCAGATCAGCTCTAGAGCTAGAACTGCCTCTTCtacaaaaagacaaaattttgtAATAAAATGGGTAATACTTTCTGTGTGCTAAGTATACAggaaatttctgtgttttggaaagcataaaagaaaaatgcctgATTGTTCCTTATTGATGTAGTTGTAGCATCTTGAAAGTTGTATTTCAGTATTTGAAAAATGAAACTAAGACAGTTTTGCAAAATTCCTTATTTAAAATGCTCTATAGTATCTTCACTGCTTGTCTGGTCAGTGCTCCTTAGACTGTGGCACAGCTCATCTGAGCGCATGGATAGGTCACATCTCTGCTACTTAATGTAGTCCCCCATATGATGGCTTTTGGAGGCTGGTGGTTACTCTTCAAACATAGTGGATTTAAGGAACCTTTCTAAACCACAGGTGTACTATGTGTCACATGTCATCATTCTGGGCAGTTTCTTGGAAAATCAAACTCAAATTTTAGACTTGATGTTACCACATTGTTGTCTCAGACTGAAACTGATTTGTGCAGCGTTGCATTTCTATGGCTGACATGGACATTGTCATAGGAGAAAAGCAGTAGGAAAACATTGAACCAAAATGTGATGttcttttctttgcagaaattTGTCAAGTGGGAATAACTCATTCTAGTATAGAATGATTCATGCACAATAACAGTATTAATGCAATGTTGTATTACTCAGCTGCCTACTACATTTTAACTCTTGTTTTGAAACAGCCCTaaggttttgctgctttttccatAACACCAGTGAGCTGCACTGTTCTATATGCTTGCTCAAGCCCCTGTATACTTGGCTGTGTTAAACTGTTACACAGATTCCTCACTTATGCCTTTGCCAAATAGCCAGTGTCTAGGCTTTGGCAGTGGTTTTATAAAAGCCTTACAGAAACTCCTAAAAGCATCTGTCTTTGATTTGGTAGGTGCAAGGGTGTGTCAGGCTTGGTATCATCTTACCTTCTGCTGCCTTCCCTAGAGTAAAATCAAGGGCAGGTATGACTCTGTTCTTGCCTTACTGCCTTGGTGGGGATCTGTCTGGCACTGCAGTGTTACATCCATGGGACACACACAGTTTGGCtgcaaaaatgcttttttaaccCAATTGGAAGTGCCCTTCTACAAGTGTCATTTTAAAATAGTTGCCAAAACATCAAATGGACTTGGATTGAGTAAACACTTTGAACAGGACTGCTCTGCTTCTATTGATCCTTAAAGGAAGTAATAGTAGCATGGTGGTGTGCACAGGGAGTAGGTTTGTGTCTAAAGTTAGCTTGTTTTGATTATAGTGCTCTGGTAGTCAGTCGAAGTGCAAAGGATTTTTGTGCAGAAAGCTAACAGTTCTGTGACTATTTCCTTTGTAGCTGCTTCATGTATTTGGATACGTGGTCCTAACATGTAACAAAAATACATGTAACAAAAATCTTAACTAGCAGCTGCAAGCTTTGTGGAAACTTTCTGCTCCTTTTTTGACCTATTTACTTTCCAAACAAGTAAATGCAGATCTTTATCACTTACATTCCTACTGTGAAGTTTCTCTGAGTACTGCAGGGTTTCCTTGAGTGTATCTGAACTCACTTGCATCTTTTGTCAACTCTGGAGAGCATGGGTGGTTGTAGTAATGAGTTGGGTAAAATCTCTGGAGTTCAGGGGCAAGGTCAgccagaagctgctctgctgcttgtcAGTTCTCTGAGCTACCCTGTTCTCTAGGGGAAAGTCCTGTACCTCATCTCTCCTTTCTTCACCCCTGTCTTAGTATGACTTACAGCCTTGGAGAGAGACTTACCTTCTCTTGCTGGAGGCTTGCAAACCTTTCCTTGTCCTTCTGGTATCAGGTAGGGGAGCTGTGGACGAGGGGAGTGATgtttgcagcagctcagggtgtgCTGGAGAGCGCTGTGTAGCTCTTTCCATTCTGGGAATAGCAAGGTGGATATGAGGATGCCTCCCTGCTGTGCTACAGGCAGGTGTTCCTTTAGAGCCTTGTGAAGAGCTGGTGCAGTTTGGTGAGGTTGGCTGCTGACTGAATGGGTTTGAATCCTTGACTCCATGTGGTAGGTGGGCTGGAGATTGCTTATCACAAGTCTAATAAACAGAATTGATGGGAAAAAAAGTAGCTTTGAAACTTTGTGTCgtgttttgcttttccagtAAAAGCTTACTCATTTCAATGTTTTTGAAATGAGAAATGTATATCCTGAAACTAAACTTGGTCCTGAAACTGTACATCAGTAAACCTTTCCTTGTTACTTGCAGTCTGATAGGCCAGTTGTCTGTTCATCTTAATGGTTGTGTGCCAGCTCAGTTTGTTGGAATAAGTGTGCATCTATTCTAATTCTAAATGCGCCCTAGAACTCCATTTACCCTTGTAGCAAATGTTTGAGTCCATCCAAACTGGATGAACTTGAATCTGGGAGAGAAGTAGATTGAACTTAGTTGCAGTGGTGTTTGCAATGTGTCAAtgtgtgttttgttgttgtttcagGAGCTCTTGGACAAATATTTAATAGCTAATGCAACTAATCCAGAGAGCAAGGTATTCTACCTGAAGATGAAGGGAGACTACTTCCGATACCTTGCTGAGGTTGCCTGTGGTGATGACAGAAAACGTAAGTACCTTGGgtctttcccagctctgctctgtgggtgAGGGGCCAGGAAATGAAATACACAGACTCCAAATTCACATCAGTTAGCTGTGTTTCACTCAGAAATCTCCAATTTTCATACAGACTGAGAGCAAAATCTGACTAGACCTTTAAGTATGCCAGGGAATTTTAGTTGATGTTCTGTCATCTACCCTAAATTCCTGAAGAGTTGTTCCATAATACTTACTCAAATCTTCTGGAAAACAATGTAGGTGAAGGTATGATAATATATTTCATGTTGCTTGTTTGTAGTTCTTTACTAAAAGTTGGCTCAGGAGAGTAAACAAATCTCTGTAACATTTTGTGCTCCATGGTAGAGTCCTGTTGGTCTTCAAATTTTAACGATTTCACTGTGAAGCAGACTTCATTGTAGTCATCTATGTTTATAAAGAACCCACAAAATTACTAGGTTTTTACTCTAGCAAGTGTGAGCTGTACTCAAAAATGATTGATTTTCATGGGGATTTTAGTTTGCCCTTTTGGATTCAGCAGGAAAAGCCTGGAAACTGCCACTTGATACTGGGCATCTTGAGACTGTAGACCTTTCCTAGGAATTAGAACAGGTGCATGGGTAGTTGTAAGTACCTCGGGAACCTCTTCTGGGGAAGATTTTAACTCTGTTTTGAGCAGATGTAttgaattaattattaaaaCTGTCTTGCAAGATGCTCAGATAGTGTTGTGATGTTAAAAACTCTTGGTGTGGCATAAGCTAGTGATCTGTCTCTACATAACGGACCAAAATTAGTGGTGCAGTAATGCTgtgacaccagggagagggacTGCTGGAACCCCTGGATGCTGTGGTGTCCCCTGGGGTTGGGTGTGGCAGGATCTGTCCTTGTTGGCTGCCTGAAACCGATGGCAGTGCTTGTGAGAGGCTGGGGCTGGTTGTCCCTTCAGTAAAGGCTTTGTTAGTCTGCCTCTATTGTAGGAGCATTcacattgaaagatgaaaatatAGAGAATGGAGTAAAAATCTTTGCATTAATGTGTTGTATTCAGAAATTCTTAACCCTTAATTTGATTCAAGTGTCAGCAGCAAATCCATGGGTAGCAGAGAAAACTTGCCTTTGGCTTTCCCAAGGATCATCTGATTTACACTTTGTCTCAAGCAACAGCTACAAATCTGGGCTTGTCCAAGCGTAGAAATACCGGCTCCTGTTTGCTAAAATGTCTGCAGTTAAATGCCACACATGCTGATAGGGGATACAGTGCAGGAGAGGTTGATTGATACAGCCTTGTTAGCAGATCCTGCTGGGGTTTAGCTCTGAAGTTACAGTTTCTGTATCACCATGTGGACTTTTCTGCTTAACTTCTTACAGACTTCAAGACTTTAAGCTTTTCTGATGTTCCACCTCAAAAACATCTGCTTATTTTCTCAgcttcaaatatattttatgtgctTACAAGCTAATTTATCTCCTGGATTTGCTAGCCTTTTGCCTTCTTTCACCCGTTCTCAACAAATGGATAGTCCTTTGGTACTCATTACGTGTAAATACTGTCTGTCTTGACTCTTTTCAATACTTATTATATTTTACTTACCAAGTTCTTTTACCAGCATTTGTTGGAGCAGTACCAGTACTAGCTAGCTCCCTCACAGAGTATTTTGAGCTCTGGCaatgacctttttttttctccattctgCAGCATGTTTAGGGCAGCTGTTGGCCCTTTCGTTGTCTATCAGAAGTGAATCTGGAATAGATTATAGGTAGCACTCCTGAAGTACTCTCTGACCTGATAACCTCTTTTCTTTGTGGTGTTTGTCCCAGTTATTTTGGGCACAACATTGAGGCTTTTAATCTTGACCTGTCTACACGCAGATTTTGGAGACAAACCTTCAGTTTTTCAGGAAAATGCTGTACATGCCTTCCAAACTTCCTCAAGGAATTGGGCCTTCTTTACTCTGCACACAACTCACATGAACATGTCCATCCTGAGAAAGGAATGAAGTACAAGTTCTGTAGAAAAAGTAATGAACAAatatttcccccctccccacccccaaaGTATCAAAGGCCACTGAAGACTGAAGTAGTCTTGGATGCTTGTGTTTACTAAGTTCTGTGTATTTAGTGTGTTTATTCTCTTGAATAATACCTTTGCTCTGTAGTAGCTCAGTTTGCTCCTTGTGCTTTGTCAGTGTGGCAGCTGTACTTAACATGGGTGTACAATCGTTACTTTGATTAAAGTAAGTGCACTGTTTTCCTAAGAACAGGCTTATATACAGTCTCCTACAAATGGAGTGATCTAGGTAGGAATatctatttaaaaatttaagccAACCCAAAAGCACTTTGTTTGTCATTCTTTTACAGAAACAATAGAAAACTCACAGGGAGCTTATCAGGAGGCATTTGATATCAGCAAGAAGGAGATGCAGCCAACACATCCAATTCGCTTGGGTCTAGCTCTTAACTTCTCTGTATTTTATTATGAGATTCTCAACAATCCTGAGCTTGCCTGCACACTGGCAAAGACGGtaaggaacttttttttttccagtttgccTGCAGGGAAAGTAGAAGAGAGTTTATGCTTAAAACTATGAATTTTTAAGTTTCTGGTTTCCTAGCTCATATTGTTAGTGGGATTGAAGGGGTACAAGCAGGCTGTATTTACAATGTGACTTAAATTTTCAGCAGCATGGGAAGCTTTTATTATGTCCGTAGTATGGTTTTGTTTCAAGTAGAGCAGGTGATTTAACATCtgatgttgctttttttttttaagctaccTTTTCTGATAGGTTTAGCTTGTGTTTAATGATCAGTTAATAGAAAGGCTAAAGATGATTTAATTGTTCCAGGCGTTTGATGAGGCAATTGCAGAACTTGATACACTGAATGAAGACTCATACAAAGACAGTACTCTCATCATGCAGTTGCTTAGAGACAACCTAACAGTAAGTTGCTTTTTTATGTATTATCTGGTTCTTCAGGTGTTCACTTAGATTGAAtttattatggaaaaaaatctttactttCCTCTcgcacacagcacagcactgacTTGGGCTGTTTGCCTATGATACTTTTTCATAACTTAGTTTGAATGTTGTGTAAGTTGATGTCCGACTCCATGCTGTGTAATCTGGAATAGCAGCCTGGATAGCTCACATTCTTCCTGGTGTGATGGCCTTTATGGTAGAGGGGAGAAGGGGCATTTAGCCCAACCTAATATATTAAGATAGGACAAGGAATTAAAAAAGGTCATCTATGACCTATCAGGGAATTTTACTCAAACTTTTTTGATGACTACCTCAAAACAAAGTTTCTCCTGGTGTACATCCAGTGTAGCTTGCTTTATTTGTTGTCCTGATTTTCATTCAAAAGCTCTGAAATTTCAGTGTACTAAGAATAAAATCAGTTTGTTTGAGTATGTTATTATAACAATGAACCATTTAAGAAACTGCTTTATGGAACAACTAAATTGTATTAAAATATGCAGCTATGGCAGTTTTTCAGGGAATATCCTCTCTGAATAATTACTGTGTTTAAAATTATGACaacatttattattttgcaGTAGTCCTTCAGTAGAAGTGTCTGTTGTTAGCAGAGTGAAGTGCTTAGTTTCGATAACCAAAGTGGCAATCTACACTTGCAGGATTCAGCCTGCTGTGTTTGAAATGGAAGTtgcccttggagctgctgtTGAGGCTGTTGAATGGCCTGGGATCAATGGCACAGCTCACTGTTAGGCACAAGAGCTGGAGCCATTGAGAACATGTGCCCTGTGCATGAGGAGCTCTGTCCAGTTACCTCTGCCCCAGCAagtgctggcagccagggctgtgcagtgcacTGGTACTCTGTGGGCATCCTTAAGTCTAATTCATTATCTTTTCCTCACATTCAGTAGTTGTCTCTTTTTGGAATTCAAGCTGCACTTCTGAAAGCTGACActgttcttcttttctttctagttATGGACATCAGACAGTGCAGGAGAAGAATGTGATGCTGCAGAAGGTGCAGAAAACTAAACTGCACGTGGGGCATCattctccctttccttctcaAAAAACCTTTTTACACGTCTCCATTCCTTATAGCTCCACTTGGATTTCCTATAGCAAAGAAAACCCATCCATGTGTATGGAAATCAATTTATAGTCTTTTCACACTGCAGCTTTGGGAAAACTCCATTCCTTGATTTGTGTTTGTCCTGGCCTTCCTGGTGTGCGGTTACTGCTGTAGAAAAGTATTAATAGCTTCATTTCATATAAACATGAGTAACTTCCAAACACTTATGTAGCGGACTAAAGTGTACCtggtatttaaaaacaaatctgaaCCAGTTCCTGCCAGTTGACTGTGTTTTGTATTACAGTAAGATATGAAAACGTAGTTAATTGCAACTAAAGAGTGTTCCACATAGCATTTAATTCTCCACATTCCCTTCTTATTCTGCAGGGTTTCCTTTCCATAATTGACTTTCACATGCTACTGTGTATCTGTTTCAGTAGgaatatggaagttttgggcCAGATCAAGTTGAGCATTTAAAGTTTGGAAAACCACAAATTGAGTTGCTTCCCGTATCATGTAATACAGAAGCTTGTGTGTTCAAAACCAGGGGCTTCTCTTAATCTTCAGTTGCTGCTGTTTCAGTTGATATCCCTTCCCAATAAAAGTTCACTTACACTCCTGCCTTTGTAGTTCTGGTATTCACTTTACTATGTATTAGAAGCAGCATGTTACTGCTGGAGTACAGGCAGTGCTTTTTGGCAGACTAAAGTGCATGTCATTTCTTAATACACTGGAATGGGAAAACCAATTGAAGTTCACATGTCCAAGTATAAAATTTAGTACTTTTCCATGCAGGTTTGTGCACATGTGAGAAGGTGTCAAGTTTGTCCAGTGATTGTTAGAGAGTTTGGACCACTATTGTGTGTTGCTAATCATTGATTGTAGTCCCAAAAAAGCCTTGTGAAAATGTTATGCCCTCTGTAACAGCAAAGtaacattaaataaaattacattttataaaCCACCTACTGTTGACTTGTAACAATTCCATATAATAACTTAAGGGCTGAACTTAAAAAGTAAGTATCTTGTGCTGGAAATGTCTTTCTCAAATTTATTGCA contains:
- the YWHAQ gene encoding 14-3-3 protein theta, giving the protein MDKTELIQKAKLAEQAERYDDMATCMKAVTEQGAELSNEERNLLSVAYKNVVGGRRSAWRVISSIEQKTDTSDKKMQLIKDYREKVESELRSICTTVLELLDKYLIANATNPESKVFYLKMKGDYFRYLAEVACGDDRKQTIENSQGAYQEAFDISKKEMQPTHPIRLGLALNFSVFYYEILNNPELACTLAKTAFDEAIAELDTLNEDSYKDSTLIMQLLRDNLTLWTSDSAGEECDAAEGAEN